CCGGTCACAGCGTCGGCGAGTTCGCCGCCGCCGCGCTGGCCGGGGTGCTCACCCCCGAGCAGGCGCTCCACCTGGTCCGCGAGCGGGCCCAGGCCATGGCCAAGGCCGCCGCCGTCACCGAGACCGGCATGACCGCCGTGCTCGGCGGCGTGCCGGAGGAGGTGCTGGCCGGCATCGAGAAGCACGGGCTGACCCCCGCCAACATCAACGGCGCCGGCCAGATCGTGGCCGGCGGCACGCTGGAGCAGCTGGCCGCGTTCAAGGACGACGCGCCGGCCCGCGCCCGCCTCATCCCGCTCTCCGTCGCCGGGGCCTTCCACACACGGCACATGGCCCCGGCCGTCGAGAGCCTGCGTGAGGCCGCCAGGAACGTCGTACCGTCCGACCCCGGCATCACCCTGCTGTCCAACTCCGACGGGCAGGCGGTCGCCACCGGCGCCGAGTTCCTCCAGAGACTGGTCGACCAGGTCAGTAACCCCGTCAGGTGGGACGCCTGCATGGAGACCATGGCCGGGCTCGGCGTCACCAAGATGATCGAGCTGCTGCCCGGCGGCACGCTGACCGGCCTCGCCAAGCGCGGCCTGCGCGGCGTGCAGACCGTGGCGCTGAAAACCCCAGACGACCTTGACGCGGCCAGGGAGCTGATCAAGTGAGGATCCCCGACATCGCCCCGGGCGGCAGGGTGCTGGCCCTCGGCCACTACCAGCCGTCCAACGTCGTCACCAACGACGACTTGGCCAAGACCATGGACACCAACGACGAGTGGATCCAGTCCCGGGTCGGCATCAAGGAGCGCAGGGTCGCCCCGGCCGAGGAGTCGGTCGAGGACATGGCCACCATCGCCGGCGGCAAGGCGCTGGCCGCCAGCGGCCTGTCCCCCGACGACGTCGACCTGGTCATCGTGGCCACCTGCACGCTCGAGAGCCAGATCCCCAACGCCTCCGCCGTCGTGGCGCACCGCCTCGGCATCAAGGCGCCCGGCGCGTTCGACGTCAACGCCGCCTGCGCCGGCTTCTGCTACGCGCTGGGCACCGCCAGCGCCGCCGTCCGCGCGGGATCGGCACGCAACGTGCTGGTCATCGGCGCGGAGAAGCTGTCGCAGTGGGTCGACTGGACCGACAGGTCCACCGCGGTGATCTTCGCCGACGGAGCCGGCGCGGCCGTGGTCGGCCCGTCCGACACGCCCGGCATCGGCCCCGTGGTGTGGGGCAGCGCCGGCGACAAGGCCGACGCGATCGCCATCGCGGACCGCGATCACTTCCTCCATCAGGAGGGCCAGACGGTCTTCCGCTGGGCCACCACCGCCCTGGCCCCGGTGGCGCTCGAAGCCTGCTCCCGGGCGGGCGTCGACCCCTCGGAGCTGGCCGCGTTCGTGCCGCACCAGGCCAACCTGCGCATCATCGAGGCCATCGCTCGCAAGCTGGGCGCCGAGAAGGCCGTCATCGCCCGCGACATCGTCAACGCCGGCAACACCTCTGCCGCCTCGATCCCGCTGGCGCTCTCGCGCATGCTGGAGCGCGGCGAGGTCCGCTCGGGGGGCCTGGCGCTGATGCTCGGCTTCGGCGCGGGGCTGACGTACGCGGGCCAAGTGATCGAGATCCCTTAAGCTCCGATCGGTCCTGGTGGTGGCCCCGCGACGGGCACACCGTAGGATCCGATCGTCCTACAGGCTTGTGCGGCACCGTTCGCACAGAAACCCGGAAACACCAAAGGAGAACAAGCGACATGGCTGCCACCGAGCAGGACATCCTCCAGGGCCTCGGCAAGATCATCAACGAGATCACGGGCATCCCGGCGTCCGAGGTCACCCCGGAGAAGAGCTTCGTGGACGACCTCGACATCGACTCCCTGTCCATGGTCGAGATCGCCGTGGCCGCCCAGGACGAGTTCGGCGTCGAGATCCCCGACGACCAGCTCAAGAACCTGAAGACGGTCAAGGACGTCCTCAACTTCATCCAGAACTAAGCAGCGAACCACACCCGCACTGATCAGTTAGGAGCGAGAAACGTGAGTGCGAACCGGGTACGTGTCGTCGTCACCGGGCTTGGCGCGACGACGCCCGTCGGTGGAGACGTCACCTCGACCTGGACGGCGCTCCTCGCCGGTCAGTCGGGTGTCCAGACGCTGACCACCGACTGGATCGACGCGGTCCCCGTGAAGTTCGCGGGGACGGCCGCCGTCGATCCGGCCGACGTCCTGCCGCGGCCGGAGTCGCGCCGCCTCGACCGCAGCGAGCAGTTCGCCCTGGTCGCCGCGAGGGAGGCCTGGCAGGACGCGGGCACCCCCGAGGTGGCGCCCGAGCGGCTCGGCGTGGTCGTCTCCAGCGGCATCGGCGGCATCTCGACGACGCTCAGCGCGTACGACACGTGGAAGGAGCGCGGCTGGAACCGGCTGTCGCCCTTCACCGTGCCGATGCTCATGCCCAACGGCCCTGCCGCCTGGATCGGCCTCGATCTGGGTGCGCAGGCGGGCGTGCACGCCACGGTGTCGGCCTGCGCGTCCGGCGCCGAGGCCATCGGCTACGCGATGGACATGATCAGGGCCGGCCGCGCCGACGTGGTGGTGGCGGGGGGCACCGAGGCCGCGATCCACGGCCTCAACATGGCCGCCTTCGCCGCCGCGCGGGCCATGTCCCAGCGCAACGACGACCCGCAGGGCGCCTCCCGCCCCTGGGACCGCGACCGCGACGGGTTCGTGCTCGGCGAGGGCGCCGGCGTCGTCGTGCTGGAGTCGGAGGAGCACGCCAGGGCGCGCGGCGCGCGGATCTACGCCTACTGCGCCGGCATCGGCTACTCCGCCGACGCCCACCACATCACCCAGCCCGAGCCCGAGGGCCGGGGCCAGATCATGGCGATGACGCAGGCGCTCACCGACGCCGGCATCACCGGCCTGGACGTCAAGCACGTCAACGCGCACGCCACCTCGACCCCGTCGGGTGACGTCGGCGAGGTGGCGGCGGTGGCCAAGGCCATCGGCACCCACCCGCTGGTGACCTCGACCAAGTCCATGACCGGCCACCTGCTCGGCGGCGCCGGCGGCATCGAGTCGGTCTTCACGATCAAGGCGCTCCAGGAGCGCGTCGTGCCCCGCACGATCAACCTCGACAACGTCGACGACGGCATCGAGGTGGACCTCGTCTACGGCGAGAACCGCACGCTGCCGACCGGCGACATCGCCGCGGTCAACAACTCCTTCGGCTTCGGCGGCCACAACGTGACGGTCGTGTTCACGGGCGCCTGAACGACCCCGCCCGGCGGGGGCTCCGGCCAGGAGCTTCCCGCCGGCTCGCGCGAGCCTTCACCCTGCCGGGGTGAGGGCTCGCCGCGCATCTGACGGCGGCCTCCCTGCCGCCATGGGCACGCGCCGAGGGCGTGCCCGTCCATGAGCGGGTGCCGGTCATGCGGCACTCCGGTGGTGCGCGACTCGCCAACGGCGTCGAGTCGCCGCACGCCGCCGGTCAACGCCCTACGGCTCTCCCCCTTCCACGGTCACGCCGTCCGGTGTCTCACGGGCGCCCCCCGCACCGCTCAGACGGCCGCGTGCAGCCACCGCACCGGCGCGCCGTCACCGGCGTACCTGAACGGCTCCAGCTCCTCGTCCCACGGCTTGCCGAGCAGCTTGTCCAGCTCCTCCTCCAGCACGCACCGCCCCTGGGCGGCCATCATCATCGCGGCGCGCAGCCGGTCCTCGGGGATCATGATGTCGCCGGCGGCGCCGATCACCGCCGTGTACGCGCCGAGCGTCGGCGTGTAGGCATGCCGGGAGCCGTCCACCCCGGGTGAGGCGTCCTCGGTGATCTCGAACCTGAGGCGCTGCCATCCCATGAGCGAGGAGGCGATGGCCGCCGCGATGCCCGCGCGGCCCTCCCACTCCGCCTGCGCCCGCACGACGTTGGGCGCGGCGGGTTGCGGAGTCCACGTCAGGTCTACGGGCACGCCAAGGACACCCGCGACTGCCCATTCGATGTGTGGGCACAGCGCGGGCTGAGCCGAGTGGACGTAAAGGACGCCACGAGCAGACACCGGACCTCCCGTTTCGGTACGAGGTGCGCCTTCCCCAACGGCCTCGACCCGGGATGATCACAAGTGACTAGGGAGAGACTACCGTCGGTCGCTACCCGGCACCAGAGGGGGGCCATACCAAGTTGGTGCGCGTGTGGCGGGTGACAGCGGTCCCTCAGGGGATACATACCCGCCCATGGAAATCCAATCTGTCGGCGAGGCGTACATCCGGCCAGGTCAGATACTGATCGACCGGACCGCCCTGACCGCCGCGGCGCGCTGGACCCAGGCGGTCTCCGAGGCCGACGGTGTCTGCGTCGTCCACCTGACGCCCGGCGTCGACCCCTGCGAGATCACCGCCGACCTGCGCGACCAGGGCCTGCGCGCCTCGCCGAACCACGTGCTGCGCGGCCAGCCCCTGTTCTTCGGCGGCCCCGCCTCCAGGCCCTTCCCCGCCCCGTCCATCCCCCACAAGGCGGGCCGGGCCCGCTCCGGCGTGGTGGTGGGCCTGCTCGACACCGGCATCGCCAAGCACCCCTGGTGGTCGGGCAGCGACTGGTACGCCGGGCTCGGCCCGGACGAGGCCGACGCGACGGAGGGCTCGCAGGCGGGCCACGGCACGTTCATCGCGGGCCTGCTGACGCGGCGGGCGCCCGGCGTGCGGCTGCGGGTGCGGCGGGTGCTCGACGGAGACGGCCTGGCCGACGAGGCGTCCGTCGTGCGGACGCTGCATCGCCTGCGGGATCAGCCCCCGCAGGTGCTCAACCTGTCCTTCGGCTGCCACACCTTCGACGACAGGCCGCCGCCCCTGCTCTCGGACGCCCTGCGCGCCCTGGGCGAGACCGTGACCGTCGCCTGCGCCGGCAACACCGGCTCCGACCGGCCGTTCTGGCCTGCCGCGCTGCCCTGGGTCGTCGGCGTGGCGGCGGTGGACTCCACCCAGCAGCGCAGGGCGCCCTACTCCGGCTACGGCACCTGGGTCGACGCGTGCGCCCGCGGCGACTGGCTGACCAGCAGTTATCTGGACACGGGCGAGTACGGCGGATACGCGGCGTGGAGCGGCACGTCGTTCGCCACGGCGCTGGTGTCCGGCGCCATCGCCGACGCGGCCAGGCACGAGCCGGTCAAGGAGTGGATCAGGAACCTCCTTGACTCCGAGGAGACCCCGCAAATTCCCGATCTGGGGGTTCTCTTCCCGGCGAGTCTGTAGAGTTTACGCTCAGTCCCCGGACAATCACGAGGAGGAATGATCTCCTCCTCGTGCCGGTGAAAGGAGGCCGCATGCGGGATCCGTCGGAGCTGCTCGCCGCCGCCGACGACGGCGACCGGTCGGCCTGGGACGAGCTCGAATCGAGATACGGGCCGCGCATGTGGGCCGTGGCCCGCGCGTGCGGCCTGAGCCCGGCCGACGCGGCCGACGCCGTCCAGGGCGCCTGGCTGCGGCTGCTGCAGAACCTGCGCGGCATCAGAGACCCGGCCGCGGTGGGGGGCTGGCTCATGACGACCGTGCGCCGCGAGGCCCTCCTGCTGGGCCGCAAGGACCTGCCGGTGGTCTCCTCCATGGAGGCGATCACCGACCTCGACCCGGCGACGGTCGTCCTGGAGGCCGACGACCGTCACCTGCTCTGGAAGACGGTCTCCACCCTGCACGAGCCCTGCCGCACGCTGCTCCAGCTGGTCGCGAACGATCTCGGCAACCAGCAGCTGGCCTCGCGGCTGGGAATGCCCGCGGGCAGTGTCGGCCCTACCAAGGCGCGCTGTCTGGAAAAACTGCGCACTCTGATCTCGGTACAGGAGACAGCGCAATGATCAACGACGAATACTTCCTGGCGGCACTCCGGCTCGCCTCCGGGAACGATCCCATCCCCACCCAGGTGTCCGCCGCCGCGCGTGACGCCTGGCGGCTGCGGATCCCCCAAGCGGTGACCGCCGCCCACGAGGCCGCCACGATCCGGAGCGTGCGCGCCGACGACAGCTCGCACCTGGTGCGCTTCGTCGCAGCGGGCCTCACCTTCGACCTGGAGGTGACGGAGGGCGACGGGCTCATCGACGTGGCGGGGCACATCTCCCCCTACCCGGGAGAGGGCGCCCTCGTCGACGTGAGATCCCCGCACCTGACCTTGACCAGGCGCATCGCGCACACCGGCCACTTCGTCGCCACCGGGCTGCCGCCCGGCTGGCTGAGCGTGGTGTGCCACCGGCCCGGCCACGCACCCATCCAGACCACCTGGGTGCGCATCCGCCCCTGACCCGCCACTGACCCGGCCGGGAGGGCGCTGCCCCCGGCCGACTTCGAACGAGGCCGGCCATTGAGCGCAACACCTGACGGGCAGCACCCGTCAGCCGACCTGAGCCCGCTGGTCAGAGCGGCCGAGGCCGCCTTGATGCGCGCCCTGGTCGATCCCGGGCAGGCGCTGCGCGCCGGCCGCCTGATCATCGAGTCCGCGCGCCGCAACGGCTGCCCGGAGGCCGAGGTGATGGGGCTGCGGACGATGGCGCTGGCCGCCCGCGAGCTCGGCGACCTCCAGCAGGCCGAGTTCCACCTGCGTGAGGCCCTCGCCGTCCGGGGCGCCCCGGCCGAGCGGATCGCCCAGGCCCGCCTCTCCCTGGTCACCGTGCGCACCGAGCGCGGCCACCCGCTGCAGGCCCTGCGCGTGGCGGCGCTGGCCTGGGCGTACCTGTGCCCGCTCGACCGCGCCAAGCTCGACACCCAGCGGGCGGTCGCCCTGGCCCACCTCGGCCGCCACCAGGAGGCCATCGCCTCCTGCGACCGCGCGCTGATGGCCCTGGTGACCGCGCCGGGCAACATCGACGACCGCAGGTTCCTGGCCGGGGGCCTGCTCAACCGCGGGCTCATCCACGCCTACCGGGGCGACTGGGACGCCTCGATGCGCGACCTCACCGCCTGCCTGCAGATCTCCCAGTACGCGGGGCTGTGGCACCTGGCCCGCCTGGCTGCCGCCAACCTGCCCTTCCTGGCCGTGCGCCGTGGCGACATCGCCGGGGCGTTCCGGCACTACCGGGAGGCGGAGGAGACCCTGTTCGGCTTCCCCGAGCGGCTGGCCGCGATGCGGGCCGACTTCGCCGGTGCCCTGCTGGCCGCGCACCTGCCGGGTGAGGCGGGGGCCATGTTGCGGATGGCCGTACCGGATCTGGAGGCGTCGGCCGCCCACGCCGCGCTGGCCGAGGCGCGGCTGAAGCTGGCCCAGGTGGAGCTGCTGACCGGGGACCCGCACCGCGCCAGGCAGGTGGCCGAGCAGGCGTGCGCCGAGCTGGCCGCGCAGGACAGGATCTCGTGGCTGCCGCTGGCCAGGGAGGTCATCCTGCGCTCGCGGCTGGCGCTCGAACCCGCCACCCCCGAGCTGGTCGCCGAGCTGATCGCGTGCGCCGACGAGCTGGAGGACGGCTTCGCCCACCGGGCGGGGGCGGCGGCGCTGCGGCTGGCGGCGGCCGAGGCCGCGCTGGTCGTGGACGACCACCCGACCGCCTCGGCCCAGCTCGCCAGGCTCACCCGCCACGCCGAGCGGCGCGAGCGGTGGGTGCCCGCCGGCACCCGGCTGACCTCGCTGGCCTCCGAACCGCAGGCCAGGCAGCTCGCGCAGGCGTCGCAGATCCCGGTGCCGGTCCGGCAGCACGCGCTGGCCCTGCAGGCGGCGCTGCAGGAGGACGTCCCGGCGGCCTTCCGCGCGGTGCGCGACGGCCTGGCGGAGGTGAGCGGGCGGGTGGAGGCGTTCGAGGACCCGTCGCTGCGCGCCCACGCGGCCAGGGCCGGGGAGCGGCTGGCGGCCTACGGGCTGGAGCTGGCGGTGCGCGACGGGTGCCCCAGGGAGGTGTTCGAGTGGGCGGAGCGCTGGCGGGCCGTGGCGGCGCCCGCGCACGCGTGCGCGCTGGTGGACCCCGAGCGCATCCGTGCCGAGCTGGGGCGGGGCATCCTGATCGAGTACGTGGCCGACCGCGACGCGCTGCTGGCCGTGCTGCTGAGCGAGGACCGGGTGCTGCTGCGGCGGCTGGGCAGCCTCCGGCAGGTCACGGACGCCATCGTGCGCCTGCGTTACGCGCTGCGCCGCCTCAGCCGGCGGCACGACGTCGAGCCCGCCGCCGCCGAGCTCGAACGGCTGGTGCTGCGGCCGATGGCCGCCGACCTGGGCGACCGGCCGCTCGTCGTGGTGCCGGCGGGGTCGCTGCACACGGTGCCGTGGGGGGCGCTGCCGTCCCTGCGGGAGCGTCCGGTCAGCGTGGCGCCCGGCGCCGCCGCCTGGCTGCGCGCCCGCACCTCCCGGGGGCCGCGCTCCACCGGCAAGCCGCAGGTGGCGGCGGCGGCCGGCCCGTCGCTGACGCACGCGCCGGCGGAGGTCGCGCACGTGCTGGCCTGCCATCCGGGCGGGCGTCAGGTGCCCGCACGCGTCGAGCCGGTGCTGGAGGCGCTGGGCACGGCCGACGTCGTGCATCTGGCCGCGCACGGGACGTTCCACGCGCGCAGCCCGCTGGTGTCGGGGATCACGCTGGAGGACGGGCAGCTCATGGCCTACGACCTGCTGGACGTGTCCCGCTCGGCGGGGCTGGTGGTCCTCTCCGCGTGCAACGCCGGGATGTCGCGCACGCCGATGGAGGGCGCGCCGCTGGGGCTGCCGGGGACGTTCCTGGCCAAGGGGTCGGCGTGCGTGGTGGCGGGGATGGTGCCGGTGGAGGACGAGACGGCGCGGGCGGTGATGAGCACGTTCCACGAGCTGCTGGCGGCGGGGCAGCCGCCGGACGCGGCGCTGGCCGGCGCGGCGGCCAAGACCGGCGAAACGGGCTTCGTCTGCTTCGGCGCGGGTGACCAGCCCGTTTGCTGAGCTTTTGCTGGTTACGGCAGGCCAAGGTCACCGCCACCCGCCGCACGGGGCTGAGGGCCTCCAGGAACACGCC
The nucleotide sequence above comes from Nonomuraea gerenzanensis. Encoded proteins:
- a CDS encoding ACP S-malonyltransferase, with the translated sequence MLVLVAPGQGAQTPGFLTPWLELPGLADRLGAWSEVAGIDLVAYGTTAGADEIRDTAVAQPLLVAAALAAAEALGATPDVLAGHSVGEFAAAALAGVLTPEQALHLVRERAQAMAKAAAVTETGMTAVLGGVPEEVLAGIEKHGLTPANINGAGQIVAGGTLEQLAAFKDDAPARARLIPLSVAGAFHTRHMAPAVESLREAARNVVPSDPGITLLSNSDGQAVATGAEFLQRLVDQVSNPVRWDACMETMAGLGVTKMIELLPGGTLTGLAKRGLRGVQTVALKTPDDLDAARELIK
- a CDS encoding beta-ketoacyl-ACP synthase III — protein: MRIPDIAPGGRVLALGHYQPSNVVTNDDLAKTMDTNDEWIQSRVGIKERRVAPAEESVEDMATIAGGKALAASGLSPDDVDLVIVATCTLESQIPNASAVVAHRLGIKAPGAFDVNAACAGFCYALGTASAAVRAGSARNVLVIGAEKLSQWVDWTDRSTAVIFADGAGAAVVGPSDTPGIGPVVWGSAGDKADAIAIADRDHFLHQEGQTVFRWATTALAPVALEACSRAGVDPSELAAFVPHQANLRIIEAIARKLGAEKAVIARDIVNAGNTSAASIPLALSRMLERGEVRSGGLALMLGFGAGLTYAGQVIEIP
- a CDS encoding acyl carrier protein, translated to MAATEQDILQGLGKIINEITGIPASEVTPEKSFVDDLDIDSLSMVEIAVAAQDEFGVEIPDDQLKNLKTVKDVLNFIQN
- the fabF gene encoding beta-ketoacyl-ACP synthase II, with protein sequence MSANRVRVVVTGLGATTPVGGDVTSTWTALLAGQSGVQTLTTDWIDAVPVKFAGTAAVDPADVLPRPESRRLDRSEQFALVAAREAWQDAGTPEVAPERLGVVVSSGIGGISTTLSAYDTWKERGWNRLSPFTVPMLMPNGPAAWIGLDLGAQAGVHATVSACASGAEAIGYAMDMIRAGRADVVVAGGTEAAIHGLNMAAFAAARAMSQRNDDPQGASRPWDRDRDGFVLGEGAGVVVLESEEHARARGARIYAYCAGIGYSADAHHITQPEPEGRGQIMAMTQALTDAGITGLDVKHVNAHATSTPSGDVGEVAAVAKAIGTHPLVTSTKSMTGHLLGGAGGIESVFTIKALQERVVPRTINLDNVDDGIEVDLVYGENRTLPTGDIAAVNNSFGFGGHNVTVVFTGA
- a CDS encoding DUF3145 domain-containing protein gives rise to the protein MSARGVLYVHSAQPALCPHIEWAVAGVLGVPVDLTWTPQPAAPNVVRAQAEWEGRAGIAAAIASSLMGWQRLRFEITEDASPGVDGSRHAYTPTLGAYTAVIGAAGDIMIPEDRLRAAMMMAAQGRCVLEEELDKLLGKPWDEELEPFRYAGDGAPVRWLHAAV
- a CDS encoding S8 family peptidase, translating into MEIQSVGEAYIRPGQILIDRTALTAAARWTQAVSEADGVCVVHLTPGVDPCEITADLRDQGLRASPNHVLRGQPLFFGGPASRPFPAPSIPHKAGRARSGVVVGLLDTGIAKHPWWSGSDWYAGLGPDEADATEGSQAGHGTFIAGLLTRRAPGVRLRVRRVLDGDGLADEASVVRTLHRLRDQPPQVLNLSFGCHTFDDRPPPLLSDALRALGETVTVACAGNTGSDRPFWPAALPWVVGVAAVDSTQQRRAPYSGYGTWVDACARGDWLTSSYLDTGEYGGYAAWSGTSFATALVSGAIADAARHEPVKEWIRNLLDSEETPQIPDLGVLFPASL
- a CDS encoding RNA polymerase sigma factor encodes the protein MRDPSELLAAADDGDRSAWDELESRYGPRMWAVARACGLSPADAADAVQGAWLRLLQNLRGIRDPAAVGGWLMTTVRREALLLGRKDLPVVSSMEAITDLDPATVVLEADDRHLLWKTVSTLHEPCRTLLQLVANDLGNQQLASRLGMPAGSVGPTKARCLEKLRTLISVQETAQ
- a CDS encoding CHAT domain-containing protein; its protein translation is MSATPDGQHPSADLSPLVRAAEAALMRALVDPGQALRAGRLIIESARRNGCPEAEVMGLRTMALAARELGDLQQAEFHLREALAVRGAPAERIAQARLSLVTVRTERGHPLQALRVAALAWAYLCPLDRAKLDTQRAVALAHLGRHQEAIASCDRALMALVTAPGNIDDRRFLAGGLLNRGLIHAYRGDWDASMRDLTACLQISQYAGLWHLARLAAANLPFLAVRRGDIAGAFRHYREAEETLFGFPERLAAMRADFAGALLAAHLPGEAGAMLRMAVPDLEASAAHAALAEARLKLAQVELLTGDPHRARQVAEQACAELAAQDRISWLPLAREVILRSRLALEPATPELVAELIACADELEDGFAHRAGAAALRLAAAEAALVVDDHPTASAQLARLTRHAERRERWVPAGTRLTSLASEPQARQLAQASQIPVPVRQHALALQAALQEDVPAAFRAVRDGLAEVSGRVEAFEDPSLRAHAARAGERLAAYGLELAVRDGCPREVFEWAERWRAVAAPAHACALVDPERIRAELGRGILIEYVADRDALLAVLLSEDRVLLRRLGSLRQVTDAIVRLRYALRRLSRRHDVEPAAAELERLVLRPMAADLGDRPLVVVPAGSLHTVPWGALPSLRERPVSVAPGAAAWLRARTSRGPRSTGKPQVAAAAGPSLTHAPAEVAHVLACHPGGRQVPARVEPVLEALGTADVVHLAAHGTFHARSPLVSGITLEDGQLMAYDLLDVSRSAGLVVLSACNAGMSRTPMEGAPLGLPGTFLAKGSACVVAGMVPVEDETARAVMSTFHELLAAGQPPDAALAGAAAKTGETGFVCFGAGDQPVC